In a genomic window of Rhizobium acidisoli:
- a CDS encoding PIN domain-containing protein: MASKPPVAVYDACVLYPFHLRNVLVQCAFDGLVDARWTDDIHAEWIRNLAIGSPEIPFSRLEATRDRIKEVLPDADVGNHRILIPDLSLPDPDDRHVLAAAIAGKASVIVTWNLKDFPAADLRPHGVACASPDNFLVGLHSTFSSALIDSIRRARLNLRKTVPAVHEFIDALDHQGLRAFSVVLRDKAAQLD, translated from the coding sequence ATGGCCTCTAAGCCGCCTGTCGCGGTCTATGATGCCTGCGTCCTCTACCCTTTCCATTTGCGTAATGTCTTGGTCCAGTGTGCTTTCGACGGTCTCGTCGACGCACGCTGGACCGACGACATCCACGCCGAGTGGATTCGCAATCTGGCCATCGGCTCACCCGAGATACCCTTCTCCCGTCTGGAAGCGACCCGTGATCGGATCAAGGAAGTTTTGCCCGATGCCGATGTCGGCAACCACCGAATTCTCATCCCCGACCTCTCGCTACCGGATCCGGATGATCGTCATGTTTTAGCTGCAGCCATCGCCGGAAAGGCTTCTGTGATTGTCACGTGGAATCTAAAGGATTTCCCAGCCGCGGACCTTCGGCCTCATGGGGTGGCCTGCGCATCGCCAGACAATTTCCTCGTGGGCCTCCATTCCACCTTTTCGAGCGCATTGATCGACAGCATCAGGCGCGCCCGGTTGAATTTGCGGAAGACGGTGCCGGCGGTTCACGAATTCATTGATGCACTGGACCATCAGGGGCTCCGCGCGTTTTCAGTGGTCCTGCGTGACAAGGCCGCACAATTGGACTGA
- the virB11 gene encoding P-type DNA transfer ATPase VirB11, whose product MTEAADSGVVRELLSPLSRFLRDKTLYEVIVNRPGQVVTEGRDGWQTYEMPELSFDRLMRLARAVASFSDQSIDETRPILSATLPDDERIQIVIPPATTKGTVSITIRKPSFVSLTLEDLDHGGLFADVLRVDGDGSRSDQRLLEYYRIGAYKAFLREAVFARKNIIISGATGSGKTTLSKALIRHIPQSERIISIEDTPELVVPQPNHVRLLYSKGGQGLAKVGAKDLLESCLRMRPDRILLQELRDGTAFYYIRNVNSGHPGSITTVHADSARLAFEQLTLLVKESEGGGDLERHDIREMLTIAVDIIIQCKRIDGRFRVSEIYYRDATTDLGRSSSDRA is encoded by the coding sequence ATGACTGAAGCTGCCGACTCCGGCGTCGTGCGCGAACTGCTTTCGCCACTATCACGCTTCCTACGCGACAAGACGCTCTATGAGGTCATCGTCAACCGGCCGGGACAGGTCGTCACGGAGGGTAGGGACGGATGGCAGACCTATGAGATGCCCGAACTTTCGTTCGACCGGCTGATGCGTCTCGCCCGCGCCGTCGCGAGCTTCTCCGATCAATCGATCGACGAGACGCGGCCGATCCTGTCGGCGACCCTGCCGGATGATGAGCGGATCCAGATCGTCATCCCGCCGGCAACGACGAAGGGAACCGTCAGCATCACCATCCGCAAGCCGTCCTTCGTGTCGCTGACCCTTGAGGATCTCGATCATGGAGGATTGTTCGCCGACGTTTTGCGGGTCGACGGCGACGGGAGCCGATCGGACCAAAGGCTGTTGGAATACTATCGCATTGGCGCCTACAAAGCGTTTCTCCGGGAGGCGGTGTTTGCAAGAAAGAACATCATCATCTCCGGCGCCACCGGGTCGGGAAAAACAACTCTATCAAAAGCGCTGATCCGCCACATTCCGCAAAGCGAGCGGATTATTTCGATCGAAGACACTCCCGAGCTGGTGGTCCCGCAGCCCAACCATGTTCGGCTCCTTTACTCCAAAGGCGGGCAGGGGCTCGCCAAGGTCGGCGCGAAGGACCTGCTCGAATCCTGCCTGCGCATGCGGCCCGACCGCATTTTGCTGCAGGAGCTGCGGGACGGGACGGCATTCTACTACATCCGCAATGTCAACTCCGGCCATCCTGGCTCCATCACCACGGTCCATGCCGACTCCGCCCGCCTCGCCTTTGAGCAGCTGACTTTGCTGGTCAAGGAGTCGGAGGGTGGTGGGGACCTCGAACGGCACGACATCCGCGAGATGTTGACGATCGCGGTCGACATCATCATCCAATGCAAGCGGATCGACGGCCGGTTTCGGGTGAGCGAGATCTACTATCGAGACGCCACGACTGACCTCGGCCGCTCTTCGTCGGATCGAGCTTAA
- the virB10 gene encoding type IV secretion system protein VirB10: protein MAEEEMTQIPGERAETSAGGRLDNNPILKRGAVALAIVVFVAFALWSMRGQDKPSDGAPPERVVIRQTSDFEPAKEPVQPVAPLPQVQLPTPAVTEQAPTDDDKLLDAARRAPVIAYGGEKSPATRRQDQGEASDQASNYVPLGANPGGFASQGENEDQRFNRLLTPTQLQGSRAGTLGNRDFIVAMGTSIPCVLETALSSDQPGFTSCVINRDVLSDNGRVVLMEKGTQIVGEYRGGIRRGQKRLFALWNRAKTPKGVIITLASPATDALGRAGIDGYVDTHWWERFGSAVLLSIVGDASSYASSRLQDSDVEARNTTSAGQQAAAIAVEQSINIPPTLLKHQGELVSIFVARDLDFSSVYRLRVTEPRNRVYDRAVLGDFSPSSKLVTK from the coding sequence ATGGCCGAGGAAGAGATGACCCAGATCCCGGGCGAGCGCGCCGAGACGTCGGCCGGCGGCCGGCTCGACAATAACCCGATCCTCAAACGTGGCGCTGTCGCCTTGGCGATCGTCGTCTTTGTCGCGTTTGCTCTCTGGTCGATGCGAGGGCAGGACAAGCCGTCAGACGGTGCCCCGCCGGAGCGCGTCGTCATCCGGCAGACATCGGATTTCGAACCGGCGAAGGAACCGGTCCAGCCTGTAGCGCCTCTTCCGCAGGTCCAACTGCCGACGCCCGCTGTCACAGAACAAGCGCCCACGGACGACGATAAGCTGCTCGACGCTGCCCGCCGTGCGCCGGTCATCGCCTATGGCGGCGAGAAATCGCCGGCGACGCGGCGGCAGGATCAAGGCGAGGCGTCGGATCAGGCCTCGAATTACGTGCCGCTCGGCGCCAATCCCGGCGGCTTCGCCTCGCAGGGCGAAAACGAAGATCAGCGCTTCAACCGCTTGCTGACGCCGACGCAGTTGCAGGGATCGCGCGCCGGCACGCTTGGCAACCGCGATTTCATCGTCGCTATGGGGACGTCCATTCCTTGCGTTCTCGAGACCGCGCTCTCCTCCGATCAGCCGGGGTTCACGAGCTGCGTCATCAACCGGGACGTTCTTTCAGATAACGGCCGCGTGGTGCTGATGGAAAAAGGCACGCAGATCGTCGGTGAATATCGCGGCGGCATTCGGCGCGGACAAAAGCGTCTGTTTGCCCTTTGGAACCGGGCGAAGACGCCGAAAGGCGTGATCATCACTTTGGCATCGCCGGCAACCGATGCGCTTGGCCGGGCCGGCATCGATGGTTATGTCGACACCCATTGGTGGGAGCGGTTTGGCAGCGCAGTGCTCCTGTCGATCGTCGGTGATGCCAGTTCCTATGCCAGCAGCCGGCTGCAGGACAGCGATGTCGAAGCGCGAAACACCACCAGTGCCGGTCAGCAGGCCGCGGCGATCGCCGTCGAGCAATCGATCAACATTCCGCCGACGCTCTTGAAACATCAGGGCGAGCTCGTTTCGATCTTCGTCGCACGCGATCTCGATTTCTCCAGCGTCTACCGGCTTCGTGTGACTGAGCCCCGCAATCGTGTCTATGACCGTGCTGTCCTTGGGGATTTCAGCCCCTCCTCGAAGCTCGTGACAAAATAG
- the virB9 gene encoding P-type conjugative transfer protein VirB9: MRPHFLLPLILATGFSSAALALETPRGAAQDSRIRFVDYQPYNITKVVGTLRSSVQIEFAADEEIAHVALGNSVAWEVAPAGNILFLKPRENQPVTNISVVTTRRDGSTRSYQMELTVRDGSVEAGQNTYFYVKYRYPADEAERRRQEAAARAQAAEAGEADRVLALHEAYGPRNWRYSAQGSQALEPQAVYDNGKVTTFAFAGNQEMPAIYMENSDGSESLVPKSVDGNLVLVHAISRKFILRRGGDVLCVFNEAYDRVGTNPETNTTSPSVERVVKVPPGAAQ; this comes from the coding sequence TTGAGACCGCACTTTCTCCTTCCGCTCATCCTGGCCACCGGGTTTTCGTCTGCAGCGCTCGCCCTCGAGACGCCGCGCGGCGCCGCGCAGGACAGCCGCATCCGTTTCGTCGACTACCAGCCCTATAACATCACCAAAGTCGTCGGCACACTGCGGTCTTCGGTGCAAATCGAATTCGCCGCCGACGAGGAAATCGCTCATGTGGCGCTTGGCAACAGCGTTGCTTGGGAAGTGGCGCCGGCCGGCAACATCCTGTTCCTGAAGCCCAGGGAAAATCAGCCGGTGACGAATATCTCGGTCGTGACGACACGACGGGACGGCTCGACCCGCAGCTATCAGATGGAACTCACCGTCCGCGACGGCAGCGTCGAAGCCGGTCAGAACACCTATTTCTATGTGAAATATCGCTATCCCGCTGATGAGGCGGAGCGGCGCCGCCAGGAAGCGGCTGCGCGCGCGCAGGCGGCGGAGGCCGGTGAGGCCGATCGCGTGCTTGCCCTTCACGAAGCCTATGGACCGCGCAACTGGCGTTATTCCGCGCAAGGATCTCAGGCGCTCGAACCGCAAGCGGTCTATGACAACGGCAAGGTCACCACCTTCGCTTTTGCCGGCAACCAGGAAATGCCGGCGATCTATATGGAAAACTCCGACGGCAGCGAAAGCCTGGTTCCGAAGTCAGTCGACGGCAATCTCGTCCTCGTTCACGCGATCAGCCGCAAGTTCATCCTGCGCCGTGGCGGCGACGTGCTTTGCGTCTTCAACGAAGCCTACGATCGCGTCGGCACCAATCCCGAGACCAACACGACGTCACCATCGGTCGAGCGCGTCGTCAAAGTGCCGCCCGGCGCGGCGCAATAG
- a CDS encoding virB8 family protein, whose protein sequence is MVTTDNLKSYFDKARRFDQDRMIQVERSARIAWFVAACAGTLAAVSVFAVAGLTPLKTVEPFVVRVDNSTGIVDVVSALTSTAGTYDEAVTKYFAAKYVRAREGYVWSEGEENFRTVALLSTQPEQTRFAAVYRGSNPDSPQNIYGRSATSRINIVSISLINANVASVRYMRTVTRGDEVRTTHWVTTLTFSYANAPMSSTDRLTNPLGFVVSEYRADPEAIN, encoded by the coding sequence ATGGTGACCACGGATAACCTCAAAAGTTACTTCGACAAGGCCCGTCGGTTCGATCAGGACCGGATGATCCAGGTCGAGCGTTCCGCCCGCATTGCCTGGTTCGTCGCTGCTTGCGCCGGGACGCTTGCTGCCGTTTCCGTCTTTGCCGTTGCCGGCCTCACGCCTTTGAAAACCGTCGAGCCCTTCGTCGTGCGGGTCGATAATTCCACCGGTATCGTCGATGTGGTCTCGGCGCTGACATCGACCGCCGGCACCTACGACGAGGCCGTCACCAAATATTTCGCGGCCAAATATGTCCGCGCCCGCGAGGGCTACGTCTGGAGCGAGGGTGAGGAGAATTTCCGCACCGTCGCCTTGCTGTCGACGCAGCCGGAACAGACTCGATTTGCCGCTGTCTACCGCGGCAGCAATCCCGATTCCCCGCAGAACATTTATGGCCGCAGCGCCACGTCGCGGATCAACATTGTTTCCATCTCGCTGATCAATGCCAATGTGGCATCCGTCCGCTATATGAGGACCGTGACCCGCGGTGACGAGGTGCGCACCACGCACTGGGTTACGACCCTGACCTTCTCCTATGCCAACGCTCCGATGTCCTCGACCGACCGGCTGACCAATCCGCTCGGCTTCGTCGTCAGCGAATATCGCGCCGATCCGGAGGCCATCAATTGA
- a CDS encoding type IV secretion system protein, whose amino-acid sequence MYQVFSFVDGQFKTPLENFISSGTSNIASWVSGPLTAALTLYVVLYGYLVLRGSVQEPILEFAFRAMKLAIIVMLVRNAGDYQTYVTNIFFDALPRGISQALNSGTAPSASTFDSLLDKGQKCAKEIWSRGSWPIDIVTGVGGLLVIGASFLVAAIGYIVSLYARLALAIVLAIGPIFIALAMFQSTRRFTESWIGQLVNFVILQVLVVAIGSLLITCIDTTFTAIEGYSDVLMRPIALCAICVAALYVFYQLPGIASALAAGGASLTYGYGAARDAHESTLAWATSHTVRAVGRGARSVGRRLTPGRTE is encoded by the coding sequence ATGTATCAGGTCTTCAGCTTCGTCGACGGACAGTTCAAGACACCGCTCGAGAACTTCATTTCGTCGGGCACCTCCAATATCGCCAGCTGGGTCAGCGGCCCGCTGACGGCCGCACTCACGCTCTATGTCGTGCTCTACGGTTATCTCGTTCTGCGCGGCTCCGTGCAGGAACCGATCCTCGAATTTGCCTTCCGGGCGATGAAGCTCGCCATCATCGTCATGCTGGTGAGGAACGCCGGCGACTATCAGACCTACGTCACCAATATTTTTTTCGATGCGCTGCCGCGCGGAATCTCGCAGGCGCTGAACTCCGGCACGGCGCCGAGCGCATCGACCTTCGACAGCCTGCTCGATAAGGGCCAGAAATGCGCCAAAGAGATATGGTCGCGGGGTTCCTGGCCTATCGATATCGTCACCGGCGTGGGCGGCCTACTGGTTATCGGCGCAAGCTTTCTTGTCGCGGCGATCGGTTATATCGTTTCGCTCTATGCCCGGCTGGCGCTTGCCATCGTGCTGGCAATAGGTCCGATCTTCATCGCGCTCGCCATGTTCCAGTCGACCCGCCGGTTCACCGAATCCTGGATCGGCCAGCTCGTCAATTTCGTCATCCTTCAGGTGCTGGTCGTTGCCATCGGCTCGCTGCTGATCACCTGCATCGATACGACGTTTACGGCGATCGAAGGCTATAGCGACGTGCTGATGCGGCCGATCGCGCTCTGCGCCATTTGCGTCGCCGCTCTTTATGTATTCTATCAACTGCCCGGCATTGCTTCGGCTCTTGCGGCGGGCGGGGCGTCGCTCACCTATGGCTACGGCGCGGCCCGCGATGCGCATGAAAGCACGCTCGCCTGGGCGACATCCCACACAGTCAGAGCGGTCGGCCGCGGCGCGCGTTCCGTCGGCCGCCGCCTGACGCCAGGCCGGACCGAATGA
- a CDS encoding EexN family lipoprotein → MKWLPSRAAMLLLAACSPQADKIYTVDELMADDSLLATIIGECRNNPGELHDKPNCRNAEAADGKLRLERMGKSLGG, encoded by the coding sequence ATGAAGTGGCTTCCTTCTCGCGCGGCGATGCTTTTACTGGCGGCCTGCTCCCCACAGGCGGATAAGATTTACACCGTCGATGAGCTCATGGCGGACGATAGTCTGCTCGCTACGATTATCGGCGAATGCCGTAACAATCCCGGAGAACTCCACGATAAGCCCAATTGCCGCAACGCCGAGGCAGCCGACGGCAAGCTGCGGCTGGAGCGGATGGGCAAGTCGTTGGGAGGCTGA
- the virB5 gene encoding P-type DNA transfer protein VirB5 produces MIRTGTMRLFFLSAALLAPAMLASAQGIPVIDQTSIAKQIESIAQLKSQLDTLNQQLQQAQQLYGSLNKITNMADVANLLNDPSIRKALPQDFDGIEGLFKGSGSGVFGSSASKFLQDNSTYRTDADDFYAQELSRIQNQNAGQMSLGQQIYDAATKRIDGIDELRQKISSAADAKDIADLQARLQAETAFLQTDVLRMQGLQMVQQAQVQVDEQRKAEDWRKRMDTMGAALK; encoded by the coding sequence ATGATCCGCACAGGAACGATGCGTCTATTCTTTTTATCGGCCGCTCTTTTGGCGCCGGCGATGCTGGCATCGGCCCAGGGAATCCCCGTCATCGATCAAACATCGATCGCCAAGCAGATTGAGAGCATCGCGCAGCTGAAGTCCCAGCTCGACACCTTGAACCAGCAGCTCCAGCAAGCCCAGCAGCTCTACGGCTCGCTGAACAAGATCACCAACATGGCCGACGTCGCCAACCTGCTGAACGATCCGTCGATCCGCAAGGCGCTTCCGCAGGACTTCGACGGGATCGAGGGGCTGTTCAAAGGTTCCGGCAGCGGCGTCTTCGGTAGTTCCGCTTCGAAGTTCCTTCAGGACAATTCCACCTACCGCACCGATGCCGACGATTTCTATGCGCAGGAGCTGTCGCGCATCCAGAACCAGAACGCCGGGCAGATGAGCCTCGGCCAGCAGATCTACGATGCGGCGACCAAGCGCATCGACGGCATCGATGAGCTTCGCCAGAAAATCTCAAGTGCCGCCGATGCCAAGGACATCGCCGATCTGCAGGCCCGCCTCCAAGCCGAGACCGCCTTCCTGCAAACCGATGTTCTGCGCATGCAAGGCCTGCAGATGGTCCAGCAGGCTCAGGTGCAGGTCGATGAGCAGCGCAAGGCTGAGGACTGGCGCAAGCGCATGGACACGATGGGAGCGGCGCTGAAATGA
- a CDS encoding VirB4 family type IV secretion/conjugal transfer ATPase, giving the protein MFNIATLRSRELGPETFIPYIRHVDETTIALETRALMAMIALDGVSFETSDIRDLNGLHRSLNTLYRNIADERLALWTHVVRRRDNAYPDGRFANPFSDGLNAKYRERMVGEDLFRNDLYLTLVWHPGRDPAEQAARLLSRLGKARRSGIELDEHALKHLRDRVADVVAGLQRFEPRLLTLDEQDGILFSGPSEVLHQIVGGRREPIPLTEGRISSAIYSDRVIFGRETVEIRHEADSRYAGMFGFKEYPATTRSGMLDAILTAPFELILTQSFAFTSKADARTIMGRKQNQMVSAGDKAASQIEELGEAMDDLESNRFVLGEHHLTLAVFAPSVKELTDHMAKARAYLTSGGAVVAREDLGLEAAWWAQLPGNFRYRARSGAITSRNFAALAPYHSYPTGQKDGNEWGPAVAMLKTASGSPFYFNFHHGDLGNTFVCGPSGAGKTVLLNFMLSQLEKHDPHMVFFDKDRGADLFVRAAGGTYLPLSNGAATGCAPLKALEFTAENKVFLTGWIAKLVRPASGELSITELRDIALAVDGVADLPVERRSIGALRTFLNNTDPEGIAARLRRWEKGGPLGWVFDNEADDIGIGARFIGYDMTDFLDNEEIRTPLMAYLFYRIEQLIDGRRIIIVIDEFWKALQDEGFRDLAQNKLKTIRKQNGLMLFATQSPRDAIVSPIAHTIIEQCPTQIFLPNPRGDRADYVDGFKLTEREFELVSRELSVESRRFIVKQGHNSVVAELNLNGFDDELAILSGRTANVELADAIRAEIGEGREDWLAAFHQRRKTA; this is encoded by the coding sequence TTGTTTAACATTGCGACGCTCCGGTCGCGCGAGCTCGGGCCGGAGACCTTCATTCCCTATATCAGGCATGTCGACGAGACGACCATTGCGCTCGAAACCCGAGCTTTGATGGCGATGATCGCCCTCGACGGAGTTTCCTTCGAAACATCGGACATCAGGGACCTCAATGGCCTGCATCGCAGCCTGAACACGCTCTATCGCAATATCGCCGACGAGCGGCTGGCGCTCTGGACGCATGTCGTGCGCCGCCGCGACAATGCCTATCCCGACGGACGCTTCGCCAATCCCTTCTCCGACGGTCTGAATGCCAAATACCGCGAGCGGATGGTTGGCGAAGATCTGTTTCGCAACGATCTCTATCTCACCCTCGTCTGGCATCCCGGCCGGGATCCCGCCGAACAGGCCGCCAGGCTTCTCTCCCGGCTCGGCAAGGCGCGCCGCTCCGGTATCGAGCTTGACGAGCACGCCTTGAAGCATCTGCGCGACCGGGTGGCGGATGTCGTCGCCGGCCTGCAGCGGTTCGAGCCGAGGCTGCTCACTCTGGACGAACAGGACGGCATCCTGTTCTCCGGCCCGAGCGAAGTGCTCCACCAGATCGTCGGCGGGCGGCGGGAACCGATTCCGTTGACGGAGGGACGAATTTCCTCGGCGATCTATTCCGATCGGGTGATATTCGGGCGCGAGACCGTCGAGATCCGTCACGAGGCCGACAGCCGCTATGCCGGCATGTTCGGCTTCAAGGAATATCCGGCGACGACGCGCAGCGGCATGCTCGACGCTATCCTGACCGCACCTTTCGAGCTCATCCTGACGCAGTCCTTCGCCTTCACCTCAAAGGCCGATGCCCGCACGATCATGGGTCGCAAGCAGAACCAGATGGTCAGTGCCGGCGACAAGGCAGCCTCGCAGATCGAAGAACTCGGTGAGGCGATGGACGACCTTGAATCCAATCGCTTCGTTCTTGGGGAACATCATCTTACGCTTGCCGTCTTCGCTCCCTCGGTCAAGGAACTGACCGATCACATGGCGAAGGCGCGCGCCTATCTCACCAGCGGCGGCGCGGTCGTCGCCCGCGAGGATCTTGGGCTCGAGGCTGCCTGGTGGGCACAACTGCCGGGCAATTTCCGCTATCGCGCGCGCTCGGGAGCGATCACGTCGCGCAACTTCGCAGCCCTTGCTCCCTATCACTCCTATCCGACAGGTCAGAAGGACGGCAACGAGTGGGGACCGGCCGTCGCCATGCTCAAGACCGCATCCGGTTCACCCTTCTATTTCAATTTCCACCACGGCGACCTCGGCAACACTTTCGTCTGCGGCCCGTCGGGTGCGGGCAAGACGGTGCTCTTGAACTTCATGCTGTCGCAGCTCGAAAAGCATGATCCGCATATGGTCTTCTTCGACAAGGACCGCGGCGCCGATCTCTTCGTACGCGCGGCCGGTGGCACCTATCTGCCGCTCAGTAACGGTGCCGCCACCGGCTGCGCGCCGTTGAAAGCACTGGAATTCACTGCGGAAAACAAAGTATTCCTCACCGGCTGGATCGCCAAGCTGGTGCGACCCGCATCTGGAGAATTATCGATTACCGAGTTGCGCGACATCGCCTTGGCGGTCGACGGGGTGGCGGACCTGCCGGTGGAGCGTCGCTCCATCGGCGCCCTGCGCACGTTCCTCAACAACACCGATCCCGAGGGCATTGCCGCACGTCTCCGACGATGGGAAAAGGGCGGCCCGCTCGGCTGGGTCTTCGACAACGAGGCTGACGACATCGGCATCGGCGCCAGGTTCATCGGCTACGACATGACCGATTTCCTCGACAATGAGGAGATCCGCACGCCGTTGATGGCCTACCTGTTCTATCGCATCGAGCAGCTGATCGACGGGCGTCGCATCATCATTGTCATCGACGAGTTCTGGAAGGCGCTGCAGGACGAAGGCTTTCGTGATCTCGCCCAGAACAAGCTCAAGACGATCCGCAAGCAGAACGGTCTCATGCTGTTTGCGACCCAGAGCCCGCGCGACGCCATCGTATCGCCGATCGCCCACACTATCATCGAGCAGTGCCCGACCCAGATCTTTCTTCCGAACCCGCGCGGCGACCGCGCCGACTATGTCGACGGCTTCAAGCTGACTGAGCGCGAATTCGAGCTCGTCTCGCGCGAGCTCTCCGTCGAGAGCCGCCGGTTTATCGTAAAGCAGGGGCACAATAGCGTCGTCGCCGAGCTGAACCTCAACGGCTTCGACGACGAACTCGCCATCCTCTCCGGCCGGACGGCCAATGTCGAGCTTGCCGATGCCATCCGCGCGGAGATCGGCGAGGGACGGGAGGACTGGCTTGCCGCGTTTCACCAGAGGAGGAAGACAGCATGA
- a CDS encoding type IV secretion system protein VirB3: MANIPSLEDDTLFLACTRPAMIAGVTMEAMGVNIMLTTVFYITAGSIAYALTGIVFHVLFRALVKHDHNMFRILIAWIETRGRSRNAAYWGGATLSPLTLTRRYDERDLSFV, encoded by the coding sequence ATGGCGAACATTCCGAGCCTCGAAGACGACACGCTGTTTCTGGCCTGCACCCGCCCGGCGATGATCGCCGGCGTGACGATGGAGGCGATGGGCGTCAATATCATGCTGACGACCGTCTTCTACATCACAGCGGGATCGATCGCCTACGCGCTCACCGGGATCGTCTTCCATGTCCTGTTTCGCGCGCTCGTCAAGCACGACCACAATATGTTTCGGATCCTGATCGCTTGGATCGAAACCCGTGGCCGCTCCCGCAATGCCGCCTATTGGGGCGGCGCCACACTCTCGCCTCTGACGCTCACCCGGCGTTATGACGAAAGGGATCTCAGCTTTGTTTAA
- a CDS encoding TrbC/VirB2 family protein — protein sequence MISKARLRPLAASTLMAAAIVVCMVEPAFAQAAGIETVLQNIVDMLTGNIARLLAVIAVIIICIAWMFGYMDLRRAGFWIIGIGGIFGATELVNTIVGN from the coding sequence ATGATCTCCAAAGCCAGACTTCGCCCCCTTGCCGCATCCACGCTGATGGCGGCCGCCATTGTCGTCTGCATGGTCGAGCCGGCCTTCGCCCAGGCCGCCGGTATCGAAACCGTCTTGCAGAACATCGTCGACATGCTGACCGGCAATATCGCCCGTCTGCTGGCAGTGATCGCCGTCATCATCATCTGCATCGCTTGGATGTTTGGCTACATGGATTTGAGGCGGGCCGGCTTCTGGATTATCGGGATCGGCGGCATTTTTGGCGCCACCGAACTGGTCAACACCATCGTCGGGAATTGA
- a CDS encoding lytic transglycosylase domain-containing protein, giving the protein MGAAFVEIAQTCAPMVQVETLAGIVSLESRFQPFAIRINSAPPLAAQPASKAEAIEVATSLIADHQDIQIGLGGIAIEALQKLKLSVADAFDPCLNLKATATLLDGYYRAALRAGDPAQAERVMLQSYYGRDDPSIGAIVKYDRQVRQEATRLSPTLASLTIGERGDQAGSGGQPQDEVIPALPEPPLQPSQTVEAPSWEVFSSGRQSSVLVFQNDRSEQSE; this is encoded by the coding sequence ATGGGTGCTGCATTCGTCGAAATCGCGCAAACCTGTGCGCCGATGGTTCAGGTGGAGACGCTGGCCGGCATTGTCAGCCTTGAGAGCCGGTTTCAGCCCTTCGCCATCCGCATCAACAGCGCCCCGCCACTCGCCGCTCAACCCGCATCGAAGGCCGAAGCGATCGAGGTTGCCACGTCTCTGATTGCCGATCACCAGGATATTCAGATCGGGCTCGGCGGTATTGCGATAGAGGCGCTTCAAAAATTGAAGCTATCCGTCGCCGACGCCTTTGATCCCTGCCTGAACCTCAAGGCGACGGCCACGCTTCTCGACGGATACTACCGCGCCGCATTGCGCGCGGGGGATCCGGCTCAGGCCGAAAGGGTGATGCTCCAGTCCTATTATGGCCGCGATGATCCATCCATCGGCGCCATAGTCAAATATGACAGGCAGGTGCGTCAGGAAGCAACGCGGCTATCGCCGACGCTTGCCTCGCTCACCATTGGCGAACGCGGTGACCAGGCCGGGTCTGGCGGGCAGCCACAGGATGAGGTGATACCGGCACTTCCCGAACCGCCTTTACAACCCTCCCAAACCGTCGAGGCCCCATCCTGGGAAGTGTTCAGCTCAGGGCGGCAATCTTCGGTTCTCGTTTTCCAGAATGATCGATCGGAGCAGAGTGAATGA
- a CDS encoding WGR domain-containing protein, whose protein sequence is MKPYQLYIERAGATKNVARYYAISMEPTLFGEACLIRRWGRIGAGGQRLVHHFEYEEEAVGLFLQLLRQKRLRGYRPKSTA, encoded by the coding sequence ATGAAGCCTTATCAGCTTTATATCGAACGCGCGGGCGCCACGAAGAACGTGGCCCGCTATTATGCCATATCAATGGAGCCTACGCTGTTTGGGGAGGCATGCCTCATCCGTCGGTGGGGTCGCATCGGTGCTGGCGGTCAGAGGCTGGTGCATCATTTCGAGTACGAGGAGGAGGCCGTCGGACTCTTCCTCCAGCTCTTGCGTCAGAAGCGGCTGCGTGGCTATCGCCCGAAATCCACTGCCTGA
- a CDS encoding HU family DNA-binding protein — MTTTNEIADKIAGEHGLTKVQGKAIVEAVIASITEAAVAGNETSLPGFGKFKVKATPEREARNPATGATIKVAAAKKLAFTPAKALKDALNK, encoded by the coding sequence ATGACCACGACCAACGAAATTGCCGACAAGATTGCAGGCGAGCACGGCCTGACCAAGGTGCAGGGCAAAGCAATCGTCGAGGCGGTGATCGCCTCCATTACCGAGGCTGCGGTTGCCGGCAACGAGACGTCGCTGCCTGGCTTCGGCAAGTTCAAGGTGAAGGCGACACCGGAGCGTGAGGCACGCAACCCTGCGACCGGTGCGACCATTAAGGTTGCCGCCGCCAAGAAGCTAGCTTTTACGCCAGCCAAGGCGCTGAAGGATGCGCTGAACAAGTAA